The genomic stretch AATTCATGTCTATCAGTTTGATGCAGAAGATGATCTCCGTCTGACTCTGGCACATGAACTCGGACATGCCTTGGGGCTGTATCACCATAATGACCCGGAAGCACTGATGTATCCGGTGCTGGGTAAACAGAATCTGCAACACTTCCAGCTGCGACCTGCAGACAAGACCTTGCTTTATAACCGTTAAGTGATCAGCTTGAATTCCCTAATTAATTTAAGTGTATAAGTATTATAAAAAACACTCTATTCTGATTTCATGTTATTGTGATTGGCTACATTGTTCAGGCCATCTTTGGAGATTCGTGTGAGTTACTACCATATTTTAATTGAAGTAAATGACCACATTAGTACGATTGATGAAACCCGTGATATCGAAATCTTTGATATCGAGGACATCCAACCCTATCTTCATTCGATTTTGCTGCCTTATTTCAATGAACAACTGATTGAACTCGACGATGAAAATCTGGAATATAAAGATATTCTGCATCTGGAAATCAAACAGACTTTATTGCCGATCAATGACCTGATCGAAGAAGAACAGCGTCTGTTGCCAAGCGATACCGACATTACCATTAGCGCCTATGAAATTTTCAATAACCGCGAGTTGAGTCAGGATGTTACTACTGTAATCTTTGATCTGCTTGAAGCGGTAAAACTGGATAGCTAAACTTTCCTCCAGATATAAAAAAGTCCTCATTGAGAGGACTTTTTTTGTGCATGGATTTAGATCGAGAATGAAGATCCACAACCACAGGTCGTGGTCGCATTCGGGTTTTGTACCACGAAACGTGAACCTTCCAGACCTTCTAAATAATCTACAACTGAACCGACCAGATATTGATAACTCAATGAATCGACTAAGACTTTAACATCACCATTGGCAAATTCTGCATCATCTTCATTCTGGCTTTCCGCAAAGTTAAAGCCATAAGAGAAACCTGAACAGCCGCCACCGGTCACATAGACACGGAGCATTAAGTCTTGGTTACCTTCACTGTCACGCAACTGGCGTACTTTATTTGCGGCATTGTCGGTGAGCACAAGCGCTTGGGCATTCATGGCGGATTCCTCTGTTGAATGGAATGTCTTTAAAAAGAAAAGACCATATTTAAGTATAGCACACTCAATATATGGTCAGTCTGCACAGATTAAAAGTCAAATCAGAGTAATTTTATCAGGATTATTTGTAGTTCTCATCCTGTAAGGCACATTCAAAGTTTTTCGGATTCTGTTTGCAGCGGAATTGCCACAGCAATTTCATCATGCGTTTGTCATAAACGCCGCGTTTGGTCAGGTCAATTCGGGAATCCCGCATCATTTTCTGGTAACCCGGTTTGTCTGCTGCAGGAATATCCATCCAGTATTTTGCTGGAATGTCCGCTTTCATTTTCCCCAAAATACCAAAGGCACGTGGTAACTGACTTCTCACCCATTCACGTGATTTCTGTCCGTAACCTGCCGGAAATTTATCTGGACGGATAATGATATTACCAGTGACCTGCAACACCGGATAATTCACAATCGCGCCTTTGCTACCCAAGCCTTTATGTAATTCCAGCGGTTTAAATACTGCTGCTGGTGCACCAATAATATCCACCTGGCCATTGTTAAACTTGGCACCAAAATTGGTGACATCGGCACTCACTGCCTGTGCGCCGACCTGCTGTACCATGATTTTTTGTGCTTCATCATAATCAAGTACGGCAATTTTTTTACCGGCTGCTTTGGCAACGG from Acinetobacter lwoffii encodes the following:
- the erpA gene encoding iron-sulfur cluster insertion protein ErpA yields the protein MNAQALVLTDNAANKVRQLRDSEGNQDLMLRVYVTGGGCSGFSYGFNFAESQNEDDAEFANGDVKVLVDSLSYQYLVGSVVDYLEGLEGSRFVVQNPNATTTCGCGSSFSI
- a CDS encoding putative solute-binding protein, coding for MHRGWKALALATATLAVSGLAQAKQVICVFDLVGKNGDVYSVMKDYQLAAKNWGADVELRVNTNEAVVAEDFKAGKCDGISVTGMRGRQFNNFTGSLDAIGAIPDLNLAVKVMQGLASPTFAKHMLQGKYEVVGVIPVGDAFLLVNDRSINTVAKAAGKKIAVLDYDEAQKIMVQQVGAQAVSADVTNFGAKFNNGQVDIIGAPAAVFKPLELHKGLGSKGAIVNYPVLQVTGNIIIRPDKFPAGYGQKSREWVRSQLPRAFGILGKMKADIPAKYWMDIPAADKPGYQKMMRDSRIDLTKRGVYDKRMMKLLWQFRCKQNPKNFECALQDENYK